The genomic stretch CGTTACCGGAACTGAACCTCGAAGATGTCGACATGCACACCGAAATGTTCGGTAAACGTATGGAAGCACCGATCATCATCGAAGCGATCACTGGCGGGTTTGACCGTGCAAAGGACATAAACAAAAGATTGGCAAAGGCGGCTCAAGAACATGGGATAGCCATGGGTCTCGGGTCGATGCGTGCAATGATAGAAAAACCGGACCTCGGTTACACGTTCAAGGTGAGAGATGTTGCACCCGACATCCCGTTGATAGGCAACATAGGTATTGCACAGGCCATAACTATGGAGAGCGAGAGGGTCGACGATGCATTGAAAGAGGTCGATGCAGATGCGTTGGCTATCCATCTCAACCCTGCACAGGAGGTCATACAACCGGAAGGTGACAGAGAATTCAGGGGCGGTGAGGAAGCGATAGAACGTCTTGCAAAAGAACTCAGCGTACCCGTTATCGTGAAAGAGGTGGGTAGCGGGTTGAGCGATGATGTGGCTAAGAGGGTTAAACGGTTAGGTGTTAAGATGCTGGATACCGGAGGCGCAGGAGGTACGTCCTGGACCAAGATCGAATACTATAGAAACCGCGCCTCTGTACCTGGTTTTGAAGAATGGGGGATACCGACAGTGTTAAGCGTGCTGATGTGTTCACGGTACCTTCCCACGATCGCCAGCGGTGGGGTACGTTCAGGGATAGATGTTGCAAAGGCCATCGCACTAGGTGCAAGGTATGCGGGTGCGGCGTTACCGTTCGTCCGTGCAAAGGACCCAGGTAAACTTGTCGAGATATGGAAATCACAGCTCAGAACCGTCATGCTACTTACAGGTAGTGCAACGCTTAAACAACTCGATAAATCCAAGATAATGGTTTACGGAAGAACGGCTGAATTGTTAAGAT from Candidatus Micrarchaeota archaeon encodes the following:
- a CDS encoding type 2 isopentenyl-diphosphate Delta-isomerase, with amino-acid sequence MVGRRGRRSLIEKRKYAHIKLVRTKNVEFDVKRTGFEDIDFIHNALPELNLEDVDMHTEMFGKRMEAPIIIEAITGGFDRAKDINKRLAKAAQEHGIAMGLGSMRAMIEKPDLGYTFKVRDVAPDIPLIGNIGIAQAITMESERVDDALKEVDADALAIHLNPAQEVIQPEGDREFRGGEEAIERLAKELSVPVIVKEVGSGLSDDVAKRVKRLGVKMLDTGGAGGTSWTKIEYYRNRASVPGFEEWGIPTVLSVLMCSRYLPTIASGGVRSGIDVAKAIALGARYAGAALPFVRAKDPGKLVEIWKSQLRTVMLLTGSATLKQLDKSKIMVYGRTAELLRYAIM